The genomic region CTGGGCGTTTACCGCTGTCGCGATCACCACCACAACCAAACACACAAATCAGCCGGCCAGTTACATGCGGGCGCAATGCAGCCAAGGCATTAGCCAAGGCGTCCGGTGTGTGGGCATAGTCCACAACCGCGCGGACGCCATCTGCGCTACAAAAACGCTCAAGCCGGCCCGGAGGTGGAACCAATTGTTTCGCTGCGCTCTGAACCTGCTCGACAGTCACACCCAGTGTCATAACCGTTGCAACAGCGGCAAGTACGTTGCTGGCGTTAAAGCTGCCCATCAGGGGCACAGACAAGTCAAAAGTGCCCCACTCACCATCGACCACGGCATCAAAGCCATCATCTGTAGATTGGAAATCTTTCAGCCACAACTCTGTCTGTGGCTCATGAAGGCTGTAACGAATGCGATCACATTTGCCATCAAGGGTTTCGTATAATTGGCGGCCAAACGGGTCGTCGAAGTTGATCACCGAGAAATGCACATCTTCGCGCTCAAACAGGCGTGCTTTGGCGGCCCCATAGGCCTCCATTGAACCGTGATAGTCCAAGTGATCCCGTGTCAGATTAGTGAAGATGGCCCCGGATATGGTCAAGCCATCCACGCGCCCCTGATCTAGACCATGGGACGACACTTCCATCGCAGCTGCCCGACCGCCCTTGGCAAGAATATTCGACAGCGCTCGGTTGATCTGAACCACATCGGGCGTGGTATGGGACGATTTCTGCAAGGCTTCCGGCATGCCATAACCCAGGGTCCCCATAACACCGCAAGGCGTTCCTGCATGGCCCAGCAACTGCGCTACGTAATGGCTAACGGAGGTTTTACCGTTGGTGCCAGTCACGCCTATCAACCGGAGTCTGCGTGATGGATGCTCATAAAACCGCGCAGCAATCTTGCCCAGCAGCTGTCGGAGCCCCGGGACCGGCACCACAAGTGCCCCGTGATGTTCCCAGCACTCCCTCTCGCCTTCCGACTCAAGAATGACAACAGTCGCACCTGCGGCTATGGCTTTATCCACGTAATGCTCAGCCAGCGTAGCGGCACCAGCCAATGCGACAAAGGCATCGCCAGATCTGACTTCACGGCTATCGGTTTGCAGCCCATGGATGGTTACATCAAAGACTGACGGCACAGATACAATGCCCTGCAACAAGGTGCTGAGAGATGTTATGCACATAGGCTTACCCCCTCTCCCCAGTTTTTCCCGCTCGCAGGCCGGCGGCACCAACTTCCAGTTCGGGCTTTACGTTTAGGAGGCGAAGTGCACCGTTCATCACTCGCGAAAATACCGGCGCGGCCACTTCACCACCGTAGTATTCCCCAGACTGCGGCGCATCCACGGCCACAACCGTTACAATCCTCGGATTATCAATGGGCGCCATTCCGGCAAAGATCGCCTTATACTGACTGTCTTCATAGCCTTGAGCGCCCACCAGGTGAACCGTTCCTGTTTTGCCTCCTGCGCTGTAAAAGCCCGGCTGAGCCCGCTTTCCCGACCCCCTGGAAACCACTTCTCCCAGCATGGTTCGCACTTGGCTGGTTACTCGCTCCGAGAGCACTCTCTCGCCAACGGGCTTTTCATTCAGCTTCATCAGGCTTAGCGGATACCGCATGCCGCCATTGGCAATAACCATATAGGCCTGGGCCAACTGGAGCGCATTCACACTCATCCCATAACCGTATGAGAGAGTAGCTTCTTCTGAGGGGCGCCACTTAGGCGGTGCTGGCAATACACCAACAGCCTCACCCGGGAAGCCCGTACCGGTTGGCTGGCCAAGCCCAAGCCGTGCGTATAGGTTGCGAATCGTGTCACCACCCAACTCAGTGGCAATCTTGCTGATACCCACGTTGCTGGACTTCACAATAATGTCGGTAAGGCTGATGACGCCGTAGTTCCGATAATCTCGAATCGTAAACCTGCCAAAGCGCCTATAGCCGGGCGAGGTATCAATCGTTGTCTGAGGGGAGTACTGCCCCGATTCAAGCGCAGCAGCCATCGAGATTGGCTTCATGGTTGAACCTGGCTCAAACAAATCCGTGATGGCTTTGTTGCGAAGATTTCCCGGTGCAAGCTGGCTGCGATCGTTAGGGTTATATGACCCCTGATTGACCATGGCCAGCACCTCGCCGGTCTCAACATCCAGCATAACGAGGGTTCCGCCGTGGGCATCGTGAGCGCTAACAACGGCCTTCAACTCGCGGTAGGCCAAATACTGCAGACGCAGATCAATGCTCAACTCAAGATTGCGACCGGGGCTAGCATCCCGGATCAGCGTAAGGTCTTTGATGACGCGTCCGCGATTATCCTTCAGCACACGCTTGCGGCCAGACTCGCCAGACAACCACTCGTTGTAGGCCAGTTCCAAACCTTCCTGGCCACGCTCATCAATGTTGGTAAACCCGACAACATGGGCAGTGACCTCGCCCGCCGGATAATAGCGCCGGTACTCTTGGCGCGTATAAACGCCCGGGATATCCAGGTCCATCGCCTTCGTTGCCAGCCCCGGCTGAACTTTTCGGCGCAGGTAAATAAACTCACGGCCCGCGTAGGTAACTAGGCGCTCGCGCAGCCTCGCCTCACTGATATGCAGCAACCGTGCAAGGTTAGCTAGGCGAGGCTCATCAGGATCTGTCTCTGAGGGATTTGCCCAAAGTGTTTGCACAGGAGTGCTCACGGCCAGCGGCTCACCATAACGGTCCGTAACCACACCACGGTGAGCATCAATTGCCTCTACACGAATGGTACGAACATCACCCTGCTGACGCAGAAAATCATTATCGACAACCTGCAAATCCACCAATCGCCAGCCCAGCGCCAATACAACCAACAAGAAAACGCCCAACACAGAACCAAAGCGCCAGGCTTTCAAGCCTGCCGCCACTTTTTGGATCAATGTTCTTGCTGATTCCTGCTTGGACAATCAGATCACCCTACAAATTGTTGTATCGTGAATTACCGAGCCGCTAACGGCGACATCAGAGGCACCAGAACAATATCCTGACGCCCCGGTGCCACCATGCTGAAACGCTCAGCTGCAAGCTTCTCTACCCGACCATAGCCACCCAAAGCACTTTGCTCCAAAAGCAACTGACTCCACTCGGCTTGAAAGCCGTCACGTTCGGCGTGAAGCTGAGACAGCGTATTGAACAGCGTTCGATTCTCATGGGCACTAACGACAACGCCAATCGATGAACCTACAAGCAGTACGGCTAGTGCCAGCGACACGAGAACCCTCTTCTGACGCGTGGCATCGAACACTCGCCGCGAAATCCGGACGGCTGCAACTACGCCTTCGCGCACCTTTTCTTTATTCAGCTTGGCCGGCTTTACTGCCGGCTCTATGGCTACCGCGCCCATATCTACGCGCTCCCCTGAGAATTTTGTTCATGATCAATGCGCTCAAGCACCCGCATAACAGCGCTGCGCGCACGAACGTTCTCACTAACCTCACCGGCACCGGCCTTGTTGGCCTTGCCTATTAATCTGAAATCCGAAGCCTCCTGATCAGCCGTCACGGGTATGCCTTTGGGCAACCTAGGGCCGCGAGCAAGGTCTCGCATAAAGCGTTTCACCAACCTGTCTTCCAGCGAATGGAAGCTTATAACAACCAGGCGCCCACCAGGCGCAAGCCGGTCGACTGCCGCCTGCAGCCCAACCTCAAGGTCTTCCAGCTCGCGGTTAATAAAAATGCGAACGGCCTGAAAGGTGCGGGTTGCCGGATGCTTGTGCTTCTCTTTTTTCGGTACCGCCGTACTCACCAGCTCGGCAAGCTGGAGCGTGGTTTCAATCGGTGCCTCTTGCCGGCGCTCGACAACCAAACGGGCGATGCGGCGGGAAAACCGCTCTTCACCGTAGCGAAAAATCACATCAGCGATTTCACGCTCCTCTGCACTGGCGAGCCATTCAGCCGCACTTGGCGACTGCTGCGGGTTCATGCGCATATCTAGCGGGCCTTCACGCATAAAACTGAAGCCTCGCGAGGCATCATCAAGCTGTGGCGACGACACGCCAAGATCCATCAAAACGCCATTGACCTGCTCCCAGCCTGCTTCCGATACCGCGCGGCTGAGCTCAGCAAACGAGCCATGGAAATATCCGAAGCGGGGATCATCTGCAGCAAGTTCTTCAGCCACACTGATAGCTTCAGGGTCTTTGTCGATACCCAGCAACTGGCCAGACGCGCCCAAGCGCCCCAGAATTAGGTGGCTATGACCGCCGCGACCAAACGTGGCATCCACATATTTGCCATCGGGGTCACTGACCAAATAGTCGACCGCCGAATCCAGAAGTACCGAGCGATGGGAAAACTCCGCTCCAGCCTCCGGCTTGCGATCAGAGGTCATAGGGAAAGCGCCTCCATCTCAGGTGGCATATCTTCATCACAGGACGACTCATCAAGCCATGCAAACCAGCGTTCCTCACTCCATAGCTCCAGTTTTTTGCCCTGCCCGATCAGCATCAATTTTTTCTCAAGATGGGCATAGCTGCGTAACGTGGGCGGCACCAGAATACGCCCGGCAGAGTCCATCTCCATCGGCGCGGCATTACCAAGCAGCAAACGCTGCAGGCGTCGTGCGGCCTTATTCATGTTGGGAAGTGCTTCAATTTTAGGGCGGAGAATATCCCACTCGGGCTCCGGGTAAACCAGCAGACACCGCTCATCATCGGCATTGGCCGTCAATACAATGCGGCCACCACAGGCTTGCGCGAGGCCTTCGCGCACCTTGGTAGGGATCGCCAAGCGACCCTTCGCATCCATATTGATGGCATGACTGCCGAGAAAATTACTCATTTAATCCGTCTCTGGGGACTCGAAAACCACAAATAACCACTAGAAACCACTTTTTCCCACTTGTGCACACTATAGAAACACGCAATTCACAATGCAAGCGCCGCAAACAGCGGCCCTCGTGGGAAAGTTCCTTTTATGACAACAAGTTACAGCCAGAGACGTAAGAGAAAGGTGACATTACAGAAAAGAAAAGAAGTGAAATCAACTACCTGCAGAAAGGTCTGAAGAAGACAAGTGAGGTTTAAGATTTTTTGGGCATAAGAGGCGTGCTGTGAGAATAAACACGCCCCATAAAAGAGAGGAAAAAAACGAGCTCGCCGATAAGCCGGGTTCTGTCTTGGACAGTCATTCATCTAGGGCCTGCGTCACCACAGGCCTCAAGCAACCTACCCGAGTCCAGCGCGGGCCACGCCATAGGACTCCTATTTGGTCTTGCTCCAGGTGGGGTTTACCATCGCCGTGAACTGTTGCCAGTCACGCGGTGCGCTCTTACCGCACCGTTTCACCCTTACCGGTGCTCGCGAACAAGTCACGAGCACTTAGGCGGTCTGCTTTCTGTTGCACTTTCCGTCGGCTCACGCCGCCCAGGAGTTACCTGGCACCTTGCCCTGCGGAGCCCGGACTTTCCTCCCCCGGTAAACCGGCGGCGACTGCCTGGCGAGCTCGGTCGAGACAATACTACTGCGCCACGCACCATGCAAGGAAAAGCGCAGGCTCAAGGTTCAGCTCTCCTTAAGACCAAGGGCACGCTGATACAGTTCGTTTTTACCCAGCCCCGTCAGCTCAGACGCCATTTTTGCGGCTTTTTTTAGCGGCAGCTCCGCCATCAAAAGGTTCAGCAACTGGTCTACATCCACCGCGCCGGCCATCAAACCACTTTCAGTCTTTTCAGCGCCCCGCACCACGATAACAAACTCACCACGGCTGCCATGAGGGTCTTCCGTCAGTGCGGCATGTACATCCGCGGCACCACCAGAATAGAAGGTCTCAAAGGTTTTAGTGATTTCCCGCCCCAGTACAACCTCTCTTTGCGCTCCCATAACGTCTGCAATATCCGCTACGGTGGCCAGTATCCTGTGAGGCGACTCGTAGAACACTAGAGTCGCAACCTCCTTACGGAGCTCCTCCAGAGCTGTGCGCCGGCCGGTACGTTTTGCTGGCAAAAACCCAACAAACAAAAAACGATCGGTGGGCAAACCCGCCGCACTCAGTGCAGCAACCAGTGCGCAGGGCCCAGGAATTGGGCTCACCCTTAGCCCTTCAGCTCTTACGTCCCGCACCAGTACATAGCCTGGGTCGGAGATCAGAGGCGTACCGGCATCTGAAATCAGCGCCACATCCGCGCCCGCCATTAACTGGCTTACAATACTCTTAACTCTGCCGCGCTCATTGTGATCATGCAATGCAATCAACGGCTTGCTGATACCCAGATGCTGCAGCAGTCGCCCACTATGGCGGGTATCCTCCGCCGCAATAACCGCCACATCCGAGAGCACTTTAACGGCGCGGGGAGAAAGATCCTCCAGATTGCCAATGGGGGTAGCGACGATATAGAGCGTCCCCTGGTTATCGCCTGGCTTTATTACCTGCATGACTGACTGATCCGATTCAGATTTCAAAATGTGTGCCTCGCGTATAGAGACGGCGTCAGCATGACACCTGCGTCATGTGAATTGGCCCGGGAGCTGTTAAACTTGCCACCATCAGATCGGCGCCACAAGCCCAAAACTCCGGAATCTATAGAGCTTGCCATGACCAAGAACCGTATTAACCATCGCGCCCTGGCCAGTATATTTACACTGTCCCTGCTGTTTGCCGGTTGCGCCAGTATCAACCTGGATGCGCAGGTTGCCCAGTCTCCCTCCCAGGCTCTTGAGCTTGCAGCAAAGGAGAGCAACACTGAAACGGCGCAAAAATACTTATTAGAAGTCGCCCGCCGGTTTCAGGATCGCGGAGAACACCGGGCGGCCCGAACATTACTTCAGAGCACTCAGCTGGCGCAACCTGCACCGGCACTACAGGTAGAGAAGCAGCTACTCGCCATGGCGAGTGCGGTGGCACTCGAAGACCGTGAGTGGGCCGGCAACATTGTCACGAAACTCTCGCCAGACAACTTCAGAAGCTACCGCTCAGATCTGGTTAACCGGGCGGCCAGCCTTCAGGCCGAAACCTATGCATTGGTAGGCGACCGCCTCTCAGCGGCCATGACACTGATGCTGCTGTCCCAGACAGATGGCAAGGTTAACCCGCAACAAATTCACGATCAGATCTGGGATTTTCTGAAAGCGGTTCCGGATCAGGAACTTACTTCCGCAGGCACGGACTCGATCGGCTTTGAAACCGAAGGCTGGTTAGAGCTTGCAGCCAGTCTTCGGGCACCGGAACTGAGCATTGATGATCAAGGCCGCATCATACGGCGCTGGCAAAATAACTGGCCCGGCCACCCCGCTGCCCAGATACCACCTTCCGAGCTACAACTCATTGCGAGCTTGGCCGAAAATCGGCCCGAAAAACTTGCCCTAGCCCTCCCCCTCCAGGGGCCATTGGCCAGCGCTGGCAAGGCTATCCGCGATGGCTTCTTGGCTGCCTATTACCAGGATGACTCAGTAGACCGCAGCAAGACCGACATCCGGATTGTGGACACTTCCGGCCAGCCGTTTGATGAACTATATAAGGAGCTGGCCGCTCAGAATATAGACCTGATCATAGGCCCTCTTGAGAAGGAGGCGCTGGCAAGCCTTACCAGCATGAGAACCCTTCCGGTTCCCGCTTTGGGGCTCAACTATTTGCGCGACGACCAAAACGCCCCCGACGGCCTGTATCAGTTTGGCCTTTCGGCAGAGGACGAAGCCCGGCAAATTGCAGACCGACTTGCTGGGCAAAGCATCAATCAGGTGCTGGTGCTGATCCCTCATGGTGAGTGGGGCGACCGGGTGGAGGCAGCCCTGCTCAAGCGCATGCAACAAAACGGTGCGGTGGCTCTGGATATCAAACGATTCTTTCGCGAGGATAATCTGCGGGCAGTCACTGCAGACTTGCTGGGCATTACCGTATCCCGGGATCGGGCTATCCAGGTGGAGCGCACCATTGGCCTGAACGTCGAGTTTGAACCACGACGCCGCCAAGATGCCGAAGCCATTATTATGGTCGCCGAGCCTGCGGTGGCTCGTCAGTTCAAGCCTCTGTTTGCGTTTTACTTCGGTGGCGACCTGCCCGTTTACTCACCTTCGATTGTTTACGAAGGTGCACCAGACGCCGGTCGGGATCGCGACCTCAACGAGGTAATGTTCACCGATATTCCTTGGGTGCTTGACGACAAGAACCCACTGCGCGAGGAAGCCAGCAGAGTTTTGTCTGGCACTCGCGGCCAGCTAGGCAGACTGTTTGCCATGGGAGCCGACGCATGGCAGCTCAGCAAACGCCTCCCCCTGCTTCGCCAGGTTCAGACCGCAACAGTCGATGGCCAAACAGGACTGCTAACCATGACCCGTGAAGGCAGCATCCACCGAACCCAGCTTTGGGCGGAGTTCCGAAGCGGAACGCCCAACCTGCTACCTCAGCCAGCGGCCTCTGGCGGCGAAGACAACCAAAGCCCGCAGACCCTGAACAACTGACATTATCCCGAAATAAAAGGACAGCAGAGCCATGGAAGGCCGCAAAGCTATCGGAACACATTTTGAGGGCGTAGCGGCGCGGTATCTCGCCATTCAAGGTGTGCGGATTCTGGAGCGCAACGTTTATAACCGAGGCGGTGAAATTGACCTGATAGGGCAGGACAAGAATACGCTCGTTTTCTTTGAGGTTCGTTACCGAGGCAGCGGTAGTCTCGTAGACCCGGCGGGTTCCATTTCATACCCAAAACGGCAGCGGCTATTGAAAGCCGCTTCGTTTTATCTGCACCGGCACCACTTATGGGACACCCTCTGCCGTATAGACGTAGTGGCAATCAGCCCAGGAACCATTAAAAAATACCGGGTACAATGGATCAAAAATGCAATCCAGGCGGACGTATAAATTCTGATGAGCAAAACGGAAAACCTGATTAACCAGTTGTTTGCGAGCCACATGGAGCATACTGCTCAGGCAGCCAGCAGCGTTGGACCGGCTATTGAGCAGGCTGCAGACGCCTTCGTAAATGCCCTCTTAAATGACGGGAAAATCGTTACCTGCGCCAACGGTAACGCCAACGTGATTGCTCAGTATTTTTGTACGGCATTCCTGAACCGCTTTGAGCAAGATCGGCCGGCGCTGCCTGCCATCAATCTGGGAGCCGACGCAACCACCTACTCAGCTATTTGCCGTGATAACCGTTTCAACGATACTTTCTCACGCCAGGTTAAAGCCATTGGCAAGCCCGGCGACCTGTTATTCGTGATTGTAGACAATGGCCACAAAGCGAATCTCATTCAGGCCATTCAGGCAGCCCATGACCGGGAAATGAACGTGGTGGTTTTGAGTGCACGGGAAAAGTCTGACATTACTTCCCTGATGCACGCTGAAGACCACGAGATCGCTCTGAATGACCTCTCGCCCACAGAGGCCACGCCACTGTTACTGCTTGTGATTAACGCTCTGTGCTCGTTGGTGGACGGAAAACTTTTCGGGGGCTAACAAAAAAGCCGGCACGGCCGGCTTTTTTGTTAGAACTGCTATTCGCTAAAGCCTACTTCACGACCTTTAACGTGGGTCGACCAGAAGGCCGATCTTCTTTGCCAGACTGCTTAGAACTCTCACCATCATCGGTACCATCAGGATCAGGAGAGCCCGGCTCGCTGCCAAACACCATGCCTTCCCCGTTTTCCTTGGCGTAGATGGCCAAAACAGCTTGGAGAGGGATGAACACCTGCATCGGTACTCCACCGAAGCGCGCGCTGAACTCCAGTGCACTATTACCAACTACCAAGCTACGCACGGCCCCGGGGCAGATATTTAGAACGATTTGTCCGTTCGCCACGTGCTCAGTAGGCACCTGAACACCTTGAATGCCTGCATCCACCACTATGTATGGCGTGCAGTCGTTATCCAGTATCCACTCATTGAACGCACGAACCAGATACGGGCGGCTGGATGTCATGGTGATCTTGTTATCAGGCACTGCTAGTCTCCTGTTCCCTAAAGCGGAACCCTGCCAAATAAATCAGCTACGGATGTCTTCTTCAAGATCGGAAAGGCTTGCCTTGAAACCTTCACGCGCAAAAATGCTATCCATATACTTCTGCAAGGGCTTAGCCTGCTTGTCATTGAGTTCTATGCCCAGTGACGGCAAACGCCAGAGTATAGGAGCAATACAGCAATCCACAATGGTAAATTCCTCAGAGAGGAAAAACGGCATTTCACCAAACAGCGGCGCGGTTGCGAGCAGGCTTTCACGCAATTCCTTACGAGCCACCTCTGATGCTTTGACGTTTGGCTGGTTTAGAATCTGATCTACCAAGCCGCACCAATCTTTCTGGACCCGATGGATCATCAGCCGGCTGTTCGCACGGGCCACCGGATAAACCGGCAACAGCGGTGGATGCGGGAAGCGCTCATCAAGATATTCCATCATGATGTTGGGCTCATACAGAATCAGATCGCGATCCACCAGAGTCGGCAGGGCGTTATACGGATTCAGATCAGCCAGCTCTGCCGGTGGATTATCCGGGTCAACATCAACGATATCAACGGTAACGCCCTTCTCTGCCAACACAATACGCACTCTATGGCTATAGTGGCTGGTCGGATCTGAGAAAAACGTCATCGAGGACCGCTTGGTAACAACGCCCATAGAACTACCTCACCAGTAAACAAACCGAAATGGCCCTGAAAAACGCAAAAGTTCCAGCGGGCCGATTAACGCCCGCTGGAACTCAGGGAACGGGATTATACCCTATTTCTCAGTGTACGTCCTTCCAGTACTCACGATTGAGCAAGTAAGCGAAGACAAAGAAAATAGCAACAAAGATCAGTACGAATATCCCTAGGCGCTCACGCTCAACCTTGATCGGATCCGCCATGTAGGACATGAAGTTGGTCAAGTCGTACATTGCACTGTCGAATTCAGCGCCAGACATGCTGCCTTCCGTAGCGTAT from Marinobacter sp. LV10R510-11A harbors:
- a CDS encoding penicillin-binding protein activator; this translates as MPPSDRRHKPKTPESIELAMTKNRINHRALASIFTLSLLFAGCASINLDAQVAQSPSQALELAAKESNTETAQKYLLEVARRFQDRGEHRAARTLLQSTQLAQPAPALQVEKQLLAMASAVALEDREWAGNIVTKLSPDNFRSYRSDLVNRAASLQAETYALVGDRLSAAMTLMLLSQTDGKVNPQQIHDQIWDFLKAVPDQELTSAGTDSIGFETEGWLELAASLRAPELSIDDQGRIIRRWQNNWPGHPAAQIPPSELQLIASLAENRPEKLALALPLQGPLASAGKAIRDGFLAAYYQDDSVDRSKTDIRIVDTSGQPFDELYKELAAQNIDLIIGPLEKEALASLTSMRTLPVPALGLNYLRDDQNAPDGLYQFGLSAEDEARQIADRLAGQSINQVLVLIPHGEWGDRVEAALLKRMQQNGAVALDIKRFFREDNLRAVTADLLGITVSRDRAIQVERTIGLNVEFEPRRRQDAEAIIMVAEPAVARQFKPLFAFYFGGDLPVYSPSIVYEGAPDAGRDRDLNEVMFTDIPWVLDDKNPLREEASRVLSGTRGQLGRLFAMGADAWQLSKRLPLLRQVQTATVDGQTGLLTMTREGSIHRTQLWAEFRSGTPNLLPQPAASGGEDNQSPQTLNN
- a CDS encoding YraN family protein — translated: MEGRKAIGTHFEGVAARYLAIQGVRILERNVYNRGGEIDLIGQDKNTLVFFEVRYRGSGSLVDPAGSISYPKRQRLLKAASFYLHRHHLWDTLCRIDVVAISPGTIKKYRVQWIKNAIQADV
- a CDS encoding SIS domain-containing protein; translated protein: MSKTENLINQLFASHMEHTAQAASSVGPAIEQAADAFVNALLNDGKIVTCANGNANVIAQYFCTAFLNRFEQDRPALPAINLGADATTYSAICRDNRFNDTFSRQVKAIGKPGDLLFVIVDNGHKANLIQAIQAAHDREMNVVVLSAREKSDITSLMHAEDHEIALNDLSPTEATPLLLLVINALCSLVDGKLFGG
- the ftsL gene encoding cell division protein FtsL, with the protein product MGAVAIEPAVKPAKLNKEKVREGVVAAVRISRRVFDATRQKRVLVSLALAVLLVGSSIGVVVSAHENRTLFNTLSQLHAERDGFQAEWSQLLLEQSALGGYGRVEKLAAERFSMVAPGRQDIVLVPLMSPLAAR
- the mraZ gene encoding division/cell wall cluster transcriptional repressor MraZ, translating into MSNFLGSHAINMDAKGRLAIPTKVREGLAQACGGRIVLTANADDERCLLVYPEPEWDILRPKIEALPNMNKAARRLQRLLLGNAAPMEMDSAGRILVPPTLRSYAHLEKKLMLIGQGKKLELWSEERWFAWLDESSCDEDMPPEMEALSL
- a CDS encoding UDP-N-acetylmuramoyl-L-alanyl-D-glutamate--2,6-diaminopimelate ligase, which codes for MCITSLSTLLQGIVSVPSVFDVTIHGLQTDSREVRSGDAFVALAGAATLAEHYVDKAIAAGATVVILESEGERECWEHHGALVVPVPGLRQLLGKIAARFYEHPSRRLRLIGVTGTNGKTSVSHYVAQLLGHAGTPCGVMGTLGYGMPEALQKSSHTTPDVVQINRALSNILAKGGRAAAMEVSSHGLDQGRVDGLTISGAIFTNLTRDHLDYHGSMEAYGAAKARLFEREDVHFSVINFDDPFGRQLYETLDGKCDRIRYSLHEPQTELWLKDFQSTDDGFDAVVDGEWGTFDLSVPLMGSFNASNVLAAVATVMTLGVTVEQVQSAAKQLVPPPGRLERFCSADGVRAVVDYAHTPDALANALAALRPHVTGRLICVFGCGGDRDSGKRPEMAKEAEKCADVIVVTDDNPRTESPVVIVQDVQAGFSSPGSATVIHDRAEAIRFAISMAAPEDLVLIAGKGHESWQEVAGKKLPFSDAAQVRQMLKLEGGAA
- a CDS encoding ClpXP protease specificity-enhancing factor, with the translated sequence MTSSRPYLVRAFNEWILDNDCTPYIVVDAGIQGVQVPTEHVANGQIVLNICPGAVRSLVVGNSALEFSARFGGVPMQVFIPLQAVLAIYAKENGEGMVFGSEPGSPDPDGTDDGESSKQSGKEDRPSGRPTLKVVK
- the rsmH gene encoding 16S rRNA (cytosine(1402)-N(4))-methyltransferase RsmH gives rise to the protein MTSDRKPEAGAEFSHRSVLLDSAVDYLVSDPDGKYVDATFGRGGHSHLILGRLGASGQLLGIDKDPEAISVAEELAADDPRFGYFHGSFAELSRAVSEAGWEQVNGVLMDLGVSSPQLDDASRGFSFMREGPLDMRMNPQQSPSAAEWLASAEEREIADVIFRYGEERFSRRIARLVVERRQEAPIETTLQLAELVSTAVPKKEKHKHPATRTFQAVRIFINRELEDLEVGLQAAVDRLAPGGRLVVISFHSLEDRLVKRFMRDLARGPRLPKGIPVTADQEASDFRLIGKANKAGAGEVSENVRARSAVMRVLERIDHEQNSQGSA
- the rsmI gene encoding 16S rRNA (cytidine(1402)-2'-O)-methyltransferase, with translation MQVIKPGDNQGTLYIVATPIGNLEDLSPRAVKVLSDVAVIAAEDTRHSGRLLQHLGISKPLIALHDHNERGRVKSIVSQLMAGADVALISDAGTPLISDPGYVLVRDVRAEGLRVSPIPGPCALVAALSAAGLPTDRFLFVGFLPAKRTGRRTALEELRKEVATLVFYESPHRILATVADIADVMGAQREVVLGREITKTFETFYSGGAADVHAALTEDPHGSRGEFVIVVRGAEKTESGLMAGAVDVDQLLNLLMAELPLKKAAKMASELTGLGKNELYQRALGLKES
- a CDS encoding glutathione S-transferase N-terminal domain-containing protein, with translation MGVVTKRSSMTFFSDPTSHYSHRVRIVLAEKGVTVDIVDVDPDNPPAELADLNPYNALPTLVDRDLILYEPNIMMEYLDERFPHPPLLPVYPVARANSRLMIHRVQKDWCGLVDQILNQPNVKASEVARKELRESLLATAPLFGEMPFFLSEEFTIVDCCIAPILWRLPSLGIELNDKQAKPLQKYMDSIFAREGFKASLSDLEEDIRS
- a CDS encoding peptidoglycan D,D-transpeptidase FtsI family protein; this translates as MSKQESARTLIQKVAAGLKAWRFGSVLGVFLLVVLALGWRLVDLQVVDNDFLRQQGDVRTIRVEAIDAHRGVVTDRYGEPLAVSTPVQTLWANPSETDPDEPRLANLARLLHISEARLRERLVTYAGREFIYLRRKVQPGLATKAMDLDIPGVYTRQEYRRYYPAGEVTAHVVGFTNIDERGQEGLELAYNEWLSGESGRKRVLKDNRGRVIKDLTLIRDASPGRNLELSIDLRLQYLAYRELKAVVSAHDAHGGTLVMLDVETGEVLAMVNQGSYNPNDRSQLAPGNLRNKAITDLFEPGSTMKPISMAAALESGQYSPQTTIDTSPGYRRFGRFTIRDYRNYGVISLTDIIVKSSNVGISKIATELGGDTIRNLYARLGLGQPTGTGFPGEAVGVLPAPPKWRPSEEATLSYGYGMSVNALQLAQAYMVIANGGMRYPLSLMKLNEKPVGERVLSERVTSQVRTMLGEVVSRGSGKRAQPGFYSAGGKTGTVHLVGAQGYEDSQYKAIFAGMAPIDNPRIVTVVAVDAPQSGEYYGGEVAAPVFSRVMNGALRLLNVKPELEVGAAGLRAGKTGERG